The following proteins are encoded in a genomic region of Sorangiineae bacterium MSr12523:
- a CDS encoding DUF1579 domain-containing protein has product MRFSFVFLLLAGCSATTALPTSTEVSTPTAACSTPERRQFDFWLGDWDVLMRSHPGDDLSKPWVTSHGTNRIRKKFDGCVIEETFTSLDGPDGPWSGTSVSQWIPSESQWKQTWVDNQGGYLLHYGGIENGQMILYSPPRTKDGVTTQKRMVFFDIEKDAMNWRWEGTRDGGKTWTPEITLRYTRRRAG; this is encoded by the coding sequence ATGCGTTTTTCCTTCGTGTTCCTCCTCCTCGCCGGATGCTCGGCGACGACCGCACTCCCCACGTCCACGGAAGTCAGCACCCCCACGGCCGCGTGCTCCACACCGGAGCGCCGCCAATTCGACTTCTGGCTCGGCGACTGGGACGTGCTCATGCGCAGCCACCCGGGTGACGACCTGTCCAAACCCTGGGTCACCTCCCACGGAACGAATCGCATTCGGAAGAAGTTCGACGGCTGCGTCATCGAGGAAACCTTCACCTCGCTCGATGGCCCCGATGGCCCTTGGTCCGGCACCAGCGTGTCGCAATGGATCCCGTCCGAGAGCCAATGGAAACAAACTTGGGTCGACAACCAGGGTGGCTACCTCCTGCACTACGGAGGCATCGAGAACGGCCAGATGATCCTCTACAGCCCCCCGCGAACCAAAGACGGTGTGACCACCCAAAAGCGCATGGTCTTCTTCGACATCGAGAAAGATGCCATGAACTGGCGCTGGGAAGGCACCCGCGATGGGGGCAAAACCTGGACGCCCGAGATCACGCTGCGCTACACGCGCCGCCGCGCGGGTTAG
- a CDS encoding helix-turn-helix transcriptional regulator: protein MALKDRAPYAVVEDRVGPAEVMFHRGALRVGQFRCSRRNPWFTDSGPTSGWLITFPRLPVLVAHAGEGSIVADPSIVKFFNRGQEFRREALCDAGDRCEWFSFDVATVAAAVRPYDPAAADRPGRPFALTHAPVDSASFLLQRRISERVMRGDRPDILDIEEALYTLLAQTVAHAYANRGLGRAARREAPAPWRLQKAVVDHIERTLATRYREPLSLDDLAKSVGYSPFHLAHVFRAHTGTTIHAKRMKLRMHVALEEVRDPQRDLTDIALDLGFSSHSHFTESFRRTFGQAPRAFRSA from the coding sequence GTGGCGCTGAAGGACCGCGCACCGTACGCCGTCGTCGAAGATCGGGTAGGCCCCGCGGAGGTGATGTTTCACCGCGGGGCCTTGCGCGTTGGGCAATTTCGTTGCTCGCGTCGCAATCCGTGGTTCACCGATAGCGGGCCCACGAGCGGGTGGCTCATCACGTTTCCGCGGCTTCCCGTGCTCGTGGCCCATGCGGGGGAGGGGAGCATCGTGGCCGACCCCTCCATCGTGAAGTTCTTCAACCGCGGGCAAGAGTTTCGCCGCGAGGCGCTCTGCGACGCCGGCGATCGCTGCGAGTGGTTCTCGTTCGATGTGGCCACCGTCGCCGCGGCGGTGCGTCCGTACGATCCTGCCGCGGCCGATCGCCCCGGCCGTCCTTTCGCGCTGACGCACGCGCCCGTCGATAGCGCGTCATTCCTGCTCCAGCGCCGCATTTCCGAGCGGGTCATGCGCGGGGACAGGCCCGATATATTGGATATCGAGGAGGCGCTCTACACCCTGCTCGCCCAAACCGTGGCGCACGCGTATGCGAACCGCGGGCTCGGACGCGCCGCGCGAAGGGAGGCCCCCGCGCCATGGCGTCTGCAGAAGGCCGTCGTCGATCACATCGAGCGCACCTTGGCCACGCGTTACCGCGAGCCCCTCTCGCTGGACGACTTGGCCAAGTCCGTGGGCTACAGCCCGTTCCACCTGGCCCACGTCTTTCGTGCCCACACCGGCACGACCATCCACGCGAAGCGCATGAAGCTGCGCATGCACGTCGCCTTGGAGGAAGTGCGCGATCCGCAGCGCGATCTCACGGACATCGCACTGGACCTGGGCTTCTCGAGCCATAGCCACTTCACGGAGTCCTTCCGCCGCACGTTCGGCCAGGCTCCCCGAGCATTCCGCAGCGCGTAA